The sequence below is a genomic window from Gadus morhua chromosome 12, gadMor3.0, whole genome shotgun sequence.
CATCCTGCTTATGCAAGGATGCTGCCGTACTTTCCTGGTGCAGGGGCCTCGACGGAGGCTTGGAGGGAGGCTGGTCTGGAGGCAGAGCTGCGTTCTGAGGAGACCTCGGCACATTCAGCCGGTCGCGCTCCAGCTTCTGGAACTGCTGTCTGGCGGTGCTGAAGTCGATCTGCCCGCTGTCGACGCTCCCAGACGTGTCTGTGGTACCTCCTTCTGGGCTCAAGGTGCGGGACTCAACGCGGAGACTAGAACCTCCCTGCCGCTTGGCCGGGGAGCGGGTCggttccccccctctcccagagTGGCCCCGGGCTCCCAGCGTCAGGCTGCTCTTCGGGGCTTGGGTGCGGATGATCTCACGACGCAGTTCTTGTTGCTCTTCTTCCTGAGCTGCAGGTCCGTGCTGCTCGGTGCGgtaccgctcctcctcctcctggaacAGGCGTCCCGGCCTCCGGTGGCTCTGGTAGGTCTGCAGCCTgaagccctccccctccctcagggTGTTCAGCTGCAGCCGTCTCCGTGGAGAGAGCATCCACGCCTCGTTCAGCCCCGCCTCCAGACTCCCAGAGTCGACAAAACTGTAGAAACCGCAGGGGGAGCCGGCGCTGCTGTTGGGACTACTGGGACTACTGGGACTGCTGGGACTGGGACGACTGGGACTACTGGGAATACTGGGACTACTGGGAATACTGGGACGACTGGGACTGCTGGGACCGCTGGGACAGCTGGTGAGAGGGACATCTCCATCGGGGTCTTCACATTGTGACAACGTCACTAGTCGGGCCGGTACCAGagccccccctgacccctgggggccaggggggcaGAGCGGGGGGACCGGGGGACCCAGCAGGGTGCGGAGGTCAGAGGGGTCCAGGCGGAGAGTCAGAGACTGCAGCACCCACTTCCTGGGACTGCTGTCCATGGAGGACCTCTCCTCACCACGGCTCATACTCTGAAACCAGGATGGAGTGTAGAGTAGAGCATAGAGCGCAGAGCATAGAGCATGGAGCGCAGAGAAGTAGAGCGCAGAGAAGTAGAGCGCATAGAGAGCAGAGCATAGAGCCCAGAGCGCAGAGAAGTAGAGCGCAGAGAAGTAGAGCGCAGAGAAGTAGAGCGCATAGAAGTAGAGCGCATAGAGCCCAGAGCGCAGAGAAGTAGAGCGCAGAGAAGTAGAGCGCAGAGAAGTAGAGTGCATAGAGCCCAGAGCGCAGAGAAGTAGAGCGCAGAGAAGTAGAGCGCATAGAGCCCAGAGCGCAGAGAAGTAGAGCGCATAGAGCACAGAGCGCAGAGAAGTAGAGCGCATAGAGCCCAGAGCGCAGAGAAGTAGAGCGCATAGAGCCCAGAGCGCAGAGAAGTAGAGCGCAGAGAAGTAGAGCGCAGAGAAGTAGAGTGCATAGAGCACAGAGCGCAGAGAAGTAGAGCGCATAGAGCACAGAGCGCAGAGAAGTAGAGTGCATAGAGCGCAAAGAAGTAGAGCGCAGAGAAGTAGAGCGCAGAGAAGTAGAGCGCATAGAGCCCAGAGCGCAGAGAAGTAGAGCGCAGAGAAGTAGAGCGCATAGAGCCCAGAGCGCAGAGAAGTAGAGCGCAGAGAAGTAGAGTGCATAGAAGTAGAGCACAGAGAGCGCAGAGAAGTAGAGCGCATAGAGCACAGAGCGCAGAGAAGTAGGGCGCATAGTAGTAGAGCGCAGAGAAGTAGAGTGAATAGAAGTAGAGCACAGAGAGCGCAGAGAGCGCAGAGAAGTAGAGCGCATAGAGCACAGAGCGCATAGAAGTAGAGCGCAGAGAAGTAGAGCGCATAGAGCGCAGAGAAGTACAGCATAGAGCGCAGAAAAGTAGAGCACATAGAGCACATAGCGCAGAGAAGTAGAGCGCAGAGAGCACAGAGCGGATAGAAGTAGAGCGCAGAGAAGTAGAGCACATAGAGCACAGAGAAGAAGAGCACATAGAGCGCAGAGAAGTAGAGCGCATAGAAGTAGAGTGCATAGAGCACAGAGAAGAAGAGCACATAGAGCGCAGAGAAGTAGAGCGCATAGAAGTAGAGCGCATAGAGCACAGAGAAGTAGAGCACATAGAAGTAGAGCGCATAGAACACAGAGCGCAGAAAAGTAGAGTGCATAGAGCACATAGCGCAGAGAAGTAGAGCGCAGAGACCACAGAGCGGATAGAAGTAGAGCGCAGAGAAGTAGAGCGCAGAGAAGTAGAGCGCATAGAAGTAGAGCGCATAGGGCACAGAGAAGTAGAGCACAGAGAAGTAGAGCACATAGAACACAGAGCGCAGAGAAGTAGAGCGCATAGAAGTAGAGCATATAGAGCACAGAGCGCAGATAAGTAGAGCGCATAGAAGTAGAGCGCATAGAGCACAGAGCGCAGAGAAGTAGAGCAAATACAGCGCAGAGAAGTAGAGCGCATAGAGCACAAAGCGGATGGAAGTAGAGCGCATAGAGCGCATAGAAGTAGAGCGCATAGGAGTAGAGCGCATAGAAGTATAGAGCATAGAAGTAGAGCGCATAGAGCACAGAGCTCAGATAAGTAGAGGGCATAGAAGTAGAGCGCATAGAGCACAGAGCTCAGAGAAGTAGAGCGCATAGAAGCAGAGCGCATATAGCATAGAGCGCAGAGAAGTAGAGCACATAAAGAATAGAGCGCATAGAGCATAGAGCGCAGAGAAGTAGAGCGCATAGAGCACAGAGCGCATAGAAGTAGAGCGCATAGAAGTAGAGCGTATTACAGAGTACAGGGTATTATAGATGATAGAATATAGTTATCGATTTTAGATTTTAGATTATAGATAGGGTTAGCCTATCTGTAGCTCATGACAGCAGACCCAGATCAGTTACAGCGGAGATAAGGGGGTCACTGAGAGTCCGACAGATTATCTAACCCGGAGGGGTGGTTACTATGGAAACTGTCCATCCCATCATGATTCAGCACTTAAGAAGTTGATCAGCTGGATTCAGTCAGACTTTATGAGATAAAGACAAGACTCTGAGCTGCTGTAAAGGACACTctaaaacctgtgtgtgtgtgcgtgtgtgtgtgtgtgtctgttggtgtgtgtttgtgtgtctgttagtgtgtgtgtgtgtgtgtgtgtgcgtgtgtgtgtttctgttggtgtgtgtgtatgtgcctgttggtgtgtttgtgtgtctgttggtgtgtgtgtgtgtgtgtgtgtgtgtgtgtgtgtgtgtgtgtgtgtgtgtgtgtgtgtgtgtgtgtgtgtgtgtgtgtgtgtgtgtgtgtgtgtgtgtgtgtgcatccctcTGATAACAAACATTTCCTGGAAACTTCTCTGCCTTAAACTGATGACTGAAAGAAGATATCTTCACCCTTAGCTAAGCCATaacagacactctctctctctcacacacacacacacacacacacacacacacacacacacacacacacacacacacacacacacacacacacacacacacacacacacacacacacagacacacacagacacacaccaagatAAGTCACTAATACTGTTTTCATGTACAGTAGAAAGAATAAAATGAATTCTGTCAAACATATCCGGTAGTATCTGGTTTAAAAATGTATAGAACCAAATGAGTGAGACTAGACCTCGTTTTCTGGACATTCATCACTCCGTCTCATCTACAATGTTGATATACGTTCTTAAGGAATCTTACCCTGGAAGCTTACAGCCGTAAGGTAGCAACCTGCTTTGAGTTCTGGTTAGTTTTGAAGTAATAGGCTCACTAACCTACTTCTACTGAGGTCATGATGAACCTGGTCACTGATAACTAATTATTACGGCGTTCTTACCAGACATGATGGCCTTTGTACCAGCGAAGAAGAGAACAATTTAGTGGTAGCACAGTCTATGTTCATAGACCTAGGGTCCTGCTCTGTAAAGAGTTCCTCTAGTGAAGCTTCAGACCAGAGTCCACTTCGTAGATCATCTGGACTCCACCCACAACTACAGAGCCAATGACTGGAcagaaacacgcaaacacacacacacacacacacacacacacacacacacacacacacacacacacacacacacacacacaccgttattCATGTTTGCGTTTATTATTATAAGCTGTTAACGGTTTACATACTGACCTTAGACAGATGACCTAGAGAATACATTCACAGGTCGCAGGGTTAAGTTGATATAGATGTAATGATGCAGTTATAGTTCTGATATGATATGAGTGCTGCGGCCCTCCACACGGCCACCAGGGGGAGGGTTGGGCACCAAGCATGACACCGGGAAGCAAACATGTTGTCATGACAACAGACCGTAGTGGAGGAAATGGATCTACTTTCTGCTGTCGTAACAAGTTCAAACATCAGCTACCGGTCGTGGTCTAGGATACACTAAGACCTAAAGGATTAGGGTGTAGGACACACTAAGCCCTAGTGGACTAGGGTGTAGGACACACTAAGACCTAGTGGACTAGGGTGTAGGACACACTAAGCCCTAGTGGACTAGGGTGTAGGATACACTAAGACCTAAAAGACTAGGGTGTAGGACACAATAAGACCTAGTGGACTAGGGGCTAGGATACACTAAGACATAAGGACTAGGGGCTAGGACACACTAAGACCTAAAGGACTAGGGTGTAGGACACACTAAGACCTAAAGGACTAGGGGCTAGGACACACTAAGACCTAAAGGACTAGGGGCTAGGATACACTAAGACCTAAAGGACTAGGGTGTAGGACACAGACCAAAAGGTCTTGGCTCTTGGACTCTGAGTCTCAGCAGGCTAATATCTCTGTTAATATCTCATAAtaaacagacaggaagtgagctgGGCTCAGGTTAAAGTGTCATGTGACTACAGCTGGTTTAAGGCCGTTGTGTTGCTTACTTTACCAACGTGTTATATAAGTGTTCACAtgttatatatacaatataatacatattatatatattacatatatcgTGTATTATCTGAGTGTGATAAATAGTAAGCACAATAAATTTGGTACATTGGAGAACATAGATGGTGTGTtcttacgtattttaagcacataagctgcccccacatagccactaggaagcaggatcgaacacacaagctgcaataactactccagccacagatggcagcacctttagacaggtgaggaaggcgtagccattacgtcacactggccacgcccacttcacacaggccacgcccacttgaccctaacTAGCGAGACAGTGAGATTTGAGTTCAGAAACCTCCGTTAGTTCAGACTTGCGAGTTAAATATACTGGTTGTcgctcacacacgtgcacgatacaattcccctccttttgcttaatagttaccataccgaactactttaacaaataaagtcagtTCAAAGTcatccggattggactactttcttcaagaacgcGGCAGTGTAAAAGGAGACATAAAAGGAGAATGCAATCTGGATCAGATGGAGAAGAGCATCATCCTGGAACCGCAACCTGCTGAAACGATCTGATCTGATCCTCAAGGACCAATCAGGGTCCACCGCATCTCAGGACATAGTTCACCatccatcatcctcatcatcatcatcattgcaAAAGATGAAGAACGTTCCAGCTGACAGAGGACACCATGCATAAAGGATGTCAAATTAACCAAATCAAATACATGAACATTAACAACTGGGGATGAATAGTTCATGAGATACGGCcacttctcccctcctctctcccatcctctctctcctcctctcctctctccccctcctctcctctcccccctcctctcctctctcccctcctctctcccctcctcctctcccctcctcctctcctctctcctctcctctctcccctcctctctcccctcctctctcccatcctctctctcctcctctcctctctccccctcctctcctctcccccctcctctcctctctcccctcctctctccccctcctctcccctccccctcccctcctctctcccctcctcctctcccctcctcctctcctctctcccctcctctctcccctcctcctctcccctcctcctctcctctctccccctcctctcctctctcccctcctcccctcctctcacctctcccctcctcctctcctctctcccctcctctctccccctcctctcccctccccctccctcctctctcccctcctcccctcccctcctcctctcctctctcccctcctctctcccctcctcctctcccctcctcctctcctctctccccctcctctcctctctcccctcctcccctcctctcacctctcccctcctcctctcctctctcccctcctctctccccctcctctcctctcctccctcctcctctcctctctcccctcctcccctcctctcacctctcccctcctcctctcctctctcccctcctctctccccctcctctcctctctcccctcctcccctcctctcacctctcccctcctcctctcctctctcccctcctcccctcctctcacctctcccctcctcctctcctctctcccctcctcccctccctctctcctctctccccctcctctcctctctcccctcctcccctcctctctcccctcctcctctcctctctcccctcctcccctccctctctcctctcttctcctctctctcctccagggttagggtggaccagggttagggttagtgttggttagggttagtgttgaccagggttagggttagtgttggttagggttagtgttgaccagggttagggttagtgttggttagggttagttttgaccagggttagggttagtgttggttAGGATTAGTGTTgacctgggttagggttagggttagtgttgaccagggttagggttagtgttggttagggttagggtggaccAGGCCTGCGAAGGGCTTGTCTGTCTGAGTTGTGGAAGACAAAAAGTCACATAATGATGCAACATTTGCACGGctgcttctccctctcctgttgGTGGACATCTGAGGCTCCTCCCTCTGAGGCTCCTCCATCTGAGGCTCCTCCCTCTGAGGCTCCTCCCTCTGAGGCTCCTCCCTCTGCTGCCTTGGGGTGGGGCAGGCTGGAGGAAAGGCTGCGGCCATTTGGCTCCACAGTCTGTTTGGAGGCCCCCCCCACCGAGAGCCCCTCCATCGAGGGCCCCCCCACCGAGGGCCCCCCCACCGAGAGCCCCCCCAccgaggccccgcccaccgaggccccgcccaccagggGCTCGCCCTCCGGCCCCTGGGGGCTGGCCCCCGGGGGGGTCCTCCCCTCATTGTCTTCTATCAGGACCAGCTCAGCCGTCACGGTGCCCTCCAGCCCCAGGACCCtgctggtctggtcctggtcttcCACGCTCTGGTACCCCATGAACACCATGGTCACAGGGTGCTCCTCACTGGCCCCCGCCAGCTCCGCCTCCGGCTGGGGGCCCCTGGCCTCCACCGGGCTCTGACGAGCCTTCTGACGAGGCTTCTGACGAGACTTCTGACGAGTCTTCTGACGAGACTTCTGAGGGACCTCTTGGATCCCAGAGGAAGGGGAccggctgggggcggggccatcaGGTTGGTGGGCGGGGGCAGGGCCAGCAGGGTGGTGAGCGGGGCCATCAGGGTtgtgggcgggggcggggccagcagggtggtgggcggggccatcgtggtggtgggcgggggctTCAGCAGggtggtgggcgggggcggggccagcaggATTGTGGGCGGGGGCCTCAGCAGAGtggtgggcgggggcggggccagcagggtggtgggcgggggcggggccagcagggtggtgggtggggccagcagggtggtgggcggggccagcagggtggtgggcgggggcggggccagcagggtggtgggcggggccatcagggtggtgggcgggggcggggccagcagagtggtgggtgggggtggggccagcagggtggtgggtgggggcggggccagcaggGTGCGGCTCCATGGACACTTGGTCGGCCTTCAGGATGAGATCCTCCACCTCCAAGAAGCTCAGTGGCTGAACATCATTCTCCCCGTTGACCTCGTGGACCACTGGGAGAGAAACACCGAGTTAGATCAGAAGAAACACGCAGGGGTCTCCTCTACTGGTCAGAACCACGTCAGTACTGAAGGTCTCCTCTACTGGTCAGAACCACGTCAGTACTGAAGGTCTCCTCTACTGGTCAGAACCACGTCAGTACTGAAGGTCTCCTCTACTGGTCAGAACCACGTCAGTACTGAAGGTCTCCTCTACTGGTCAGAACCACGTCAGTACTGAAGGTCTCCTCTACTGGTCAGAACCACGTCAGTACTGAAGGTCTCCTCTACTGGTCAGAACCACGTCAGTACTGAAGGTCTCCTCTACTGGTCAGAACCACGTCAGTACTGAAGGTCTCCTCTACTGGTCAGAACCACGTCAGTAGGTGAGGTTAGTGTGATCAGGCTTTGGTTCCTGTAGGTTAGAGGCAGTGATGTCCTCCCGGTATGAGGGTGGTGTTACGGTGGTGTTAGGGTGGCACCACCTGAcctggtggtgcaggtggtgccAATATCCTAATATGGTGGTGGCCTTCCTGTTCTAACAGTTCCAGCCAACCAGAGCGACGGTGCTGACTCCTCCACCCTGGAGCCTCCACCCTGGGGACCTCCACCCTGGGGACCTCTACCCTGGGAGCCTCCACCCTGGGGACCTCCACCCTGGAGACCTCCACCCTGGGGACCTCCACCCTGGGGACCTAGAGGGGCTCACCTCGGGTCCGGTCCTCGTAGACTTTGACCCCGTGGAGCGAGAGGTCAACAGGAAGCAGCGTGTTGGAGGAGAGGACTCTGGTCTCCCCGGTCGCCCGGTCCCGCTCCACCCTGATCTCTACGGAGTAcatggctgcacacacacacgcgcacgcacgcacgcgcacacgcgcgcacacgcacagacacagacacagacacagacacacagacagacagacagacagacagacagacagacagacagacagacagacagacagacagacagacagcaagcAAGGCAGACGTTGTAAGACTGGTGTGGTGAGACAGGTAACCTGGAGCTCTGGGCCAGTTAATGTTATGAACCAGGTAAGTTGGCTAAACCAGCTAGTAGCTAAACCAGCTACCAGCTAAACCAGGTCCATTAGCTAAACAAGTGCCCACTAGACAATAGGACAGCCTAACTGGGTACAAGGTAAAGTATAGCAATTAAAGCAGCTTAACCATCTTCATCAGCCAAACTCGCTTAACCAGGTACCGGACTGACCTGCTTTCAACAGAGAGTCCGGAGGAGCAGAAGATTGCCGCTGATTCAAACCGTCAGAGCTCTGCAACGTCCCACCGTCTGAGGGCTGCAACGTCCCACCGTCAGAGGGCTGCAACGTCCCACCGTCTGAGGGCTGCAACGTCCCACCGTCTGAGGGCTGCAACGTCCCACCGTCTGAGGGCTGCAACGTCCCACCGTCTGAGGGCTGCAACGTCCCACCGTCTGAGGGCTGCAACGTCCCACCGTCTGAGGGCTGCAACGTCCCACCGTCTGAGGGCTGCAACGTCCCACCGTCTGAGGGCTGCAACGTCCCACCGTCTGAGGGCTGCAACGCCCCACCGTCTGAGAACGCTGTCGGCCAGGAGAGGCGCGGTTACCATGGTAACCTTTTCCTGATAAACCTTGCTAACCTTTTTTAGATAAACCTTAAGAACATTAACTTTAAATAAGCCACTTGCTTCATATAACGTTTTGTGTGATTGATATTAACGTCATTAATATGAGTATGTATCATTGTCCAAACCCACCTGTCAGGTCAGCTCCGCCCACCTCTAGGATAGGGCAGGGGGGGGTTAGGGAAAGAAACATCTCGGAGAACAttgtgattaataataataaaacaattcatattGATCAAAGGATGATTGTTATATGAAGACTAATAACATCCTTTGTATTGTGTATAACAACAATGTTAATATTATTCTAAATGTAACTATAGTAAGAATACTTTTAATAACATTTGTAGTATTAATAATCACATTAATAATACATCACCTTTTACTGAGTACCCAATCAtctgggagcgagagagagagacacacacacacagtgagtgagtgtgtatgtatgtatgtgtgtacgtgtgtatgtgtgtatgtgtgtgtatgtgtgtgtgtgtgtgtgtgtgtgtgtgtttgtgtgtgtgtttgtgtgttcttacAGTCTCATATGGTCTTGTACTTCCAGACTCCAAACACAGCACTTCCTCTTCCAGTCTgaaacaggtagacagacagacagacagacagacagacagacagacagacagacagacagacagacagacagacagacagacagacagacaggtaggtagatagacagacagacacatagacaggtGAGAGggttaacagacagacagacagacagacagacagacagacagacagacagacagacagacagacagacagacagacagacaggcagaggtgGTGTCACCTGCTGATGCAGCTCTCCAGCTggcgctcctcctccccgcctgcagggggcgccccCTCCAGCAGCCAGCGCTCCCGCAGCGTGGCGGACTGGACCGCAACACAACACGTCagtctacacaacacgtcaCTCTACACAACACATCAGTCTACACAACAAGTCagtctacacaacacgtcactctacacaacacgtcactctacacaacacgtcagtctacacaacacgtcagtctacacaacacgtcactctacacaacacgtcagtctacacaacacgtcagtctacacaacacgtcactctacacaacacgtcagtctacacaacacgtcagtctacacaacacgtcactctacacaacacgtcagtctacacaacacgtcagtctacacaacacgtcagtctacacaacaccacagtctacacaacacgtcactctacacaacacgtcagtctacacaacacgtcactctacacaacacgtcagtctacacaacacgtcagtctacacaacacgtcactctacacaacacgtcaatctacacaacacgtcactctacacaacacgtcagtctacacaacacgtcagtctacacaacacgtcactctacacaacacgtcagtctacacaacacgtcaGTCTCCACAACACGTCagtctacacaacacgtcagtctacacaacaccacagtctacacaacacgtcactctacacaacacgtcagtctacacaacaccacagtctacacaacacgtcaCTCTACACAACACGTCACTCTACACAACACGTCAGTCTACCCAACACCACagtctacacaacacgtcactctacacaacacgtcactctacacaacacgtcactctacacaacacgtcagtctacacaacacgtcactctacacaacacgtcagtctacacaacacgtcactctacacaacacgtcagtctacacaacaccacagtctacacaacacgtcaCTCTACACAACACGTCACTCTACACAACACGTCAGTCTACCCAACACCACagtctacacaacacgtcactatacacaacacgtcagtctacacaacacgtcaCTCTACACAACACGTCAGTCTACCCAACACCACagtctacacaacacgtcactatacacaacaccacagtctacacaacacgtcactctacacaacaccacagtctacacaacacgtcactctacacaacacgtcagtctacacaacaccacagtctacacaacacgtcactctacacaacacgtcagtctacacaacaccacagtctacacaacacgtcaCTCTACACAACACGTCACTCTACACAACACGTCAGTCTACCCAACACCACagtctacacaacacgtcaCTCTGCACAACACGTCACTCTACACAACACGTCagtctacacaacacgtcactctacacaacacgtcagtctacacaacacgtcactctacacaacacgtcagtctacacaacaccacagtctacacaacacgtcaCTCTACACAACACGTCACTCTACACAACACGTCAGTCTACCCAACACCACAGTCTACACAAAACGTCACTATACACAACACGTCagtctacacaacacgtcaCTCTACACAACACGTCAGTCTACCCAACACCACagtctacacaacacgtcagtctacacaacaccacagtctacacaacacgtcactctacacaacaccacagtctacacaacacgtcactctacacaacacgtcactatacacaacaccacagtctacacaacacgtcagtctacacaacaccacagtctacacaacacgtcactctacacaacaccacaacaccttaacgaggggagaggggggagggaggaagggggcggTACCTTGATGTGCTGGAGGTGTCTCCGGTACTGCTCCAGctgcctcctcttctcctctgtctctgtctgtctcctcctctcctgcagaACAGCACAGCAGCCTCAGcctccagcaccacctagcATCACCTAGCGGTACCTAGTGCCACCTAGCATCACCTAGCATCACCTAGCACTACCTAGCATCAACTAGCACCACCAAGCGTCATCTAGCATCACCTAGCATCACCTAGCACCACCTAGCATCACCTAGCACCACCTAGCATCACCTAGCACCACCTAGCATCACCTAGCATAACCTAGCATCACCTAGTGGCACCTAGCATCACCTAGCATCACCTAGCGCCACCTAGCATCACCTATCATCACCTGGCACCACGTAGCATCCCCTAGCATCACCTAACACCACCTAGCACCACCTAGCACCACCTAGCATAACCTACCGTCACCTAGCGCCACCTAGCATCCCCTAGCACCtctttattatatataactgGGAGACCCCCGCAGTGAGACATCCcccagagatagacagagagagagagacagagacagagacagagagacagagacagagagagagagagagagagacagagagacagagagacagagacagagagacagagacagagacagagagagagacatagacagagagagagagacagacagacagacagacagacagacagacagacagacagacagacagacagacagagagagagagagagagagagagagagagagagagagagagagagagagggagggagggagagacagacagacagacagacagacagacagacagacagacagacagacagacagacagacagacagagacagacagacagacagacagacagagacagacagacagacagagacagacagacagacagacagacagacagacagacagacagacagacagacagacagacagacagagacagagagagagagacagacagacagacagagacggacggacggacggacggacggacggacggacggacggacggacggacggacagacagacagacagacagacagacagacagacagacagatagacagacagacagacttactGCTGCCCCTTGCAGTTTCTCCTGTTGTACATCCGGAGCCCTAGAACACAGAACATATTGTTGAATGTATATCTTATAGTCTATATACAACATATAGGCTAGTTTAATGCATGTGTTCCATGTTAACCATATagttaaatgtatattttatagtCTATTTACAACATATAGTTTAATGTATATTTTCTATATACAACATATAGTTTAATGTGTATCTTATAGTCTATAATCAACACATCGTATAATGTCCATGTTATGGTCAATATA
It includes:
- the misp gene encoding proteoglycan 4, producing MRSTSMLYTSMRSTPMRSTSMRSMRSTSIRFVLYALYFSALYLLYFSALCALCALLLCALLICALCSICSTSMRSTSLRSVFYVLYFSVLYFSVPYALYFYALYFSALYFSALYFYPLCGLCALLLCAMCSMHSTFLRSVFYALYFYVLYFSVLYALYFYALYFSALYVLFFSVLYALYFYALYFSALYVLFFSVLYVLYFSALYFYPLCALCALLLCAMCSMCSTFLRSMLYFSALYALYFSALYFYALCALCALLLCALCALCALLLFTLLLCALLLCALLLCALCSMRSTSLRSLCSTSMHSTSLRSTSLRSGLYALYFSALYFSALWALCALLLCALLLCALLLCALCTLLLCALCSMRSTSLRSVLYALYFSALYFSALYFSALWALCALLLCALGSMRSTSLRSVLYALYFSALWALCALLLCALLLCALGSMHSTSLRSTSLRSTSLRSGLYALYFYALYFSALYFSALYFSALWALCSALYALYFSALYFSALHALCSALYALLYTPSWFQSMSRGEERSSMDSSPRKWVLQSLTLRLDPSDLRTLLGPPVPPLCPPGPQGSGGALVPARLVTLSQCEDPDGDVPLTSCPSGPSSPSRPSIPSSPSIPSSPSRPSPSSPSSPSSPNSSAGSPCGFYSFVDSGSLEAGLNEAWMLSPRRRLQLNTLREGEGFRLQTYQSHRRPGRLFQEEEERYRTEQHGPAAQEEEQQELRREIIRTQAPKSSLTLGARGHSGRGGEPTRSPAKRQGGSSLRVESRTLSPEGGTTDTSGSVDSGQIDFSTARQQFQKLERDRLNVPRSPQNAALPPDQPPSKPPSRPLHQESTAASLHKQDVPDHVPTQRDRSSTLGLARPPASARFSDGRPSPVCPEDRTGPGGLSPETPIEREMREAQQREETLRRARGLKPIRAEMVEIKSKSLFSQLSPSGLKGKERNQVRFLTQREIQQGRSSLQDNPYPNSDLDPSPYPYLNPNPDLDPNPYPNPYPKPNLDPNPNLDPNPYPKPNLDPNPYPNPNLDPNPYLKPNLDPNPKLDPKPSSKPNLDPNPYPKPYLEPNPYPKPNLDPSPYPNPKPSPNPYPKPNLDPNSYLNPNLDPNSYPNPNLDPNPYPNLDPNPNLDPNPYPNPSPNPNLDPYPQEGQQAPSQLEASLRGSERGRPLEESSRDRGGERELAPGSPSSCCPQRHTEDPQLGPWSAADHHNSWAHRQVLPPARLDPLAPVTEADGGTRSSVTAGAAGRAGPRGWREGRGVGGAGVPGRVKRDIEEDLRREEELRQQRGTGPSPPLEPGPSAPLEPGPSAPLESGPSAPLESGPTAKRSTPDQPSFCFSTLLLPSPWRPTLHPTTPTLHPTTPTLHPTLHPTPTLHPTTPLHPTTLQPSTTLHPTTLHPTLHHTPTLHPTTLHPNTLHPTLHPNTLHPTLHSSTTTRASNGPPLQSHVKPRLQESSYAGILPIDHINNQVVKATRVFRHQNLKALQWEAGQFYSLPDQQAPNASDQTSPTASDQTSPTASDQTSPTASDQTSPTASDQTSPTKII
- the palm1a gene encoding paralemmin 1a, with the translated sequence MEAPDVQQEKLQGAAERRRQTETEEKRRQLEQYRRHLQHIKSATLRERWLLEGAPPAGGEEERQLESCISRLEEEVLCLESGSTRPYETMIGYSVKEVGGADLTAFSDGGALQPSDGGTLQPSDGGTLQPSDGGTLQPSDGGTLQPSDGGTLQPSDGGTLQPSDGGTLQPSDGGTLQPSDGGTLQPSDGGTLQPSDGGTLQSSDGLNQRQSSAPPDSLLKAAMYSVEIRVERDRATGETRVLSSNTLLPVDLSLHGVKVYEDRTRVVHEVNGENDVQPLSFLEVEDLILKADQVSMEPHPAGPAPTHHPAGPTPTGPAPAHNPDGPAHHPAGPAPAHQPDGPAPSRSPSSGIQEVPQKSRQKTRQKSRQKPRQKARQSPVEARGPQPEAELAGASEEHPVTMVFMGYQSVEDQDQTSRVLGLEGTVTAELVLIEDNEGRTPPGASPQGPEGEPLVGGASVGGASVGGLSVGGPSVGGPSMEGLSVGGASKQTVEPNGRSLSSSLPHPKAAEGGASEGGASEGGASDGGASEGGASDVHQQEREKQPCKCCIIM